Below is a window of Myxococcus guangdongensis DNA.
CCCGGGTGCCGCGCGCACCGGCTGCGATTACCGGGGTGATGAACCTGCGGGGCCGGGTGGTGACGGTGGTGGAGCTGCGCCAGCTGTTGGGGTTGCCGGACGGGGCCTCGCCGCCCTCCCGCGTGGTTCTTCTGGACCGCGGCCGGAGGGATCTGGGACTGTTGGTGACGGATGTGGATGGAATCGAGGCGGTCGAGCGGGTGAGCACGGCGCCGGGGAAGTCGACACCGGCCATCCGTGGCGTCGCCCGGCTGGGTGGGCTGGGAGTGACCGTGCTGGACCCGGAGGGACTGGACGCCGCGGTGGTTGCCTTGTTCACCCATTCCAAGTGAGTAGCCCCCTGGAAAGCGCGGATGCTAGTGTGCGCGCTCCTCTAGGCTAGGCGATTCGGAGGCGGAGTTCTTCACATGGCTAAGCGGGTCCTGGTCGTCGACGATGCCATCTTCATGCGCAACATGATCAAGGACATCTTCGCGTCTGGAGGGTTCGAGGTCGTCGGCGAAGCGGCCAATGGCCTGGAGGCCGTGGAGAAGTACAAGGAGCTCAAGCCCGACCTCACGACGATGGACATCGTCATGCCGTTCAAGAGCGGCATCGAGGCGACGCGGGAG
It encodes the following:
- a CDS encoding chemotaxis protein CheW, which codes for MRHVIFRVEKERYGLPLSAVREVVVPPERFTRVPRAPAAITGVMNLRGRVVTVVELRQLLGLPDGASPPSRVVLLDRGRRDLGLLVTDVDGIEAVERVSTAPGKSTPAIRGVARLGGLGVTVLDPEGLDAAVVALFTHSK
- a CDS encoding response regulator, with amino-acid sequence MAKRVLVVDDAIFMRNMIKDIFASGGFEVVGEAANGLEAVEKYKELKPDLTTMDIVMPFKSGIEATREIIKHDSSAVVIMCSALGQESLVMEAIEAGASDFIVKPFRAEDVLGVVKKVLGVGGA